One region of Pyramidobacter sp. YE332 genomic DNA includes:
- the selB gene encoding selenocysteine-specific translation elongation factor: MSRREISLVVGTAGHIDHGKTQLVKALTGIDCDRLGEEKKRGITIELGFAPLVLPSERVISLIDVPGHDRFIRQMVSGASGVDAVMLVVAADEGVMPQTREHLDILCLLGVQHGIVAITKKDLVDEEMLALVEEDVRTLTAGTFLEGCPVVSVSSVTGAGIDELRRALERLVDQVKPRERSGAYFMPIDRAFPVAGFGTVVTGTAYKGSIAPGEEIEVYPSGRRSRVRSVQVHGKTVESAYAGQRVAMCLNDLDLNEIRHGDVVCADGVYKATSCLDVMLKLLGFVPEPLEHWQRVRLHIGTSDVLARVSLLDEKNLRPGQTAPVQLVLEEPVVASLGQRFVIRFYSPLRTIGGGEVLVPYASRPSGRKRRESERDRLVALSGTLTREERVGAIVNFEGSLSMSELMVQAQERRQDLAAVLEKLESGGKLVRLHVGDGMIFSAESYRNAVEKLRAAAKAFHAAYPHQRGIAPESLINQVFSESERKIGRLILEKAVEQSRFRVDGDVLALPKFAAVDDSAYSEARKKLLDHCSRCGFQLPEIEALPKNLNMTAGDFRKLLDQLKKNNEVVVLEGTFVLAVEILNPLLARLSRIEGGFTLAQVRDLTGSSRKFVLPVLEYMDGRGITRRVGEKRILLKKD; encoded by the coding sequence ATGAGCCGGCGCGAAATTTCGCTCGTGGTCGGAACCGCGGGGCACATCGACCATGGCAAAACGCAGTTGGTCAAAGCTCTGACGGGAATCGACTGCGATCGTTTGGGCGAAGAGAAAAAACGCGGCATCACGATCGAACTGGGATTCGCGCCGCTGGTCCTGCCCAGCGAGCGCGTGATCAGCCTGATCGACGTTCCCGGTCATGACCGTTTCATCCGGCAGATGGTGTCGGGAGCTTCCGGCGTCGACGCGGTCATGCTGGTCGTCGCTGCGGACGAAGGCGTGATGCCGCAGACGCGGGAACATCTGGACATCCTGTGCCTGCTTGGCGTTCAGCACGGCATCGTCGCCATCACGAAAAAGGATCTGGTCGACGAAGAGATGCTCGCACTCGTCGAAGAGGACGTCCGCACTCTGACGGCCGGCACGTTCCTCGAGGGCTGCCCGGTCGTGAGCGTCTCTTCGGTGACCGGCGCCGGCATCGACGAATTACGGCGCGCGCTGGAGCGTCTGGTGGATCAGGTAAAGCCGCGGGAGCGCAGCGGCGCTTACTTCATGCCGATCGACCGAGCGTTTCCCGTGGCGGGATTCGGCACGGTCGTCACCGGTACGGCCTACAAAGGGAGCATTGCTCCCGGCGAGGAGATCGAAGTCTATCCTTCCGGGCGGAGATCGCGCGTGCGCTCGGTGCAGGTCCACGGGAAAACCGTCGAGTCCGCCTATGCCGGACAGCGCGTCGCCATGTGCCTGAACGATCTCGATCTGAATGAGATCCGGCACGGCGACGTCGTCTGCGCGGACGGCGTCTACAAAGCGACATCGTGTCTTGACGTGATGCTCAAACTGCTCGGCTTCGTTCCCGAACCTCTGGAACATTGGCAGCGCGTCCGGCTTCACATCGGCACGTCCGACGTCCTGGCCAGAGTTTCCCTGCTCGACGAAAAAAATCTCCGTCCCGGTCAGACCGCCCCCGTTCAGCTGGTTCTGGAAGAGCCGGTGGTCGCTTCGCTGGGGCAGCGCTTTGTGATCCGCTTTTACAGCCCGCTGCGGACGATCGGCGGCGGAGAAGTGCTCGTCCCCTATGCGAGCCGCCCCTCGGGCAGGAAACGCCGCGAATCGGAACGCGACCGTCTGGTCGCGCTCAGCGGGACGTTGACCCGCGAGGAACGGGTCGGCGCGATCGTGAACTTCGAGGGGAGCCTTTCCATGAGCGAACTCATGGTGCAGGCGCAAGAGCGCCGTCAGGACCTTGCCGCGGTCCTCGAGAAGCTGGAAAGCGGCGGCAAATTGGTGCGTCTCCACGTCGGCGACGGCATGATCTTTTCGGCGGAAAGCTATCGGAACGCCGTGGAAAAACTTCGTGCCGCAGCGAAGGCGTTCCATGCCGCTTATCCGCACCAGCGCGGGATCGCGCCGGAATCGCTGATCAATCAGGTCTTCTCTGAGTCGGAACGGAAAATCGGCCGCCTGATCCTGGAAAAGGCCGTCGAGCAGAGCCGGTTCAGAGTTGACGGAGACGTGCTGGCGCTGCCGAAGTTTGCAGCCGTCGACGATTCTGCGTACAGCGAGGCGCGGAAAAAACTGCTGGATCATTGTTCCAGGTGCGGTTTTCAGCTGCCGGAAATCGAGGCTTTGCCGAAAAACCTGAACATGACGGCCGGAGATTTTAGAAAACTGCTGGATCAGCTGAAAAAGAACAATGAAGTCGTCGTTCTTGAAGGGACGTTTGTCCTCGCGGTCGAGATTCTCAATCCGCTTCTGGCCCGGCTGAGCCGGATCGAGGGAGGGTTCACGCTGGCGCAAGTGCGGGATTTGACGGGCAGCAGCCGCAAGTTCGTCCTGCCTGTCCTTGAGTACATGGACGGAAGAGGGATCACGCGGCGCGTCGGCGAAAAGAGAATTCTCTTGAAAAAAGACTAA
- the selA gene encoding L-seryl-tRNA(Sec) selenium transferase: MRSLPSMEKILTDGRLGEFGGIIDRDSLKHLCRDALERWRDMILDREVLNFDDDVFFAELRQELKRRLRPSLRPVLNCTGVVVHTNLGRSCLSAEAAEAARAAACGYSTLEYNLESGARGQRNFHVEWLLCQLTGAEAALVVNNNAGAVLLVLAALAGKKEAVVSRGELVEIGGSFRIPDIMSFAGTRLVEVGCTNRTHLKDYENAIGEETAMLLKVHPSNFRITGYVSLPLREDLAELAHAKGLMMVEDLGSGILVDAQTLGLEGEPTVNECLKAGVDVVTFSGDKLLGGPQIGAIVGKKEIVDRIRKYPLLRALRCDKMTLAAMEATLRLYLRGDWKKIPSLGMIAVPADELKARAVRLKKRIDAELADFCLQTKVVPVEDAVGGGAYPERPLPGWAVSLLPANENLNAGILQERLRRCTLPVVAGARSNELLLHMRTLPAENESVLMNSLREALVTER, from the coding sequence ATGCGTTCACTCCCTTCCATGGAAAAAATCCTCACCGACGGCCGCTTGGGCGAATTCGGCGGCATTATCGACCGCGACAGTCTCAAGCATCTGTGCCGCGACGCTCTGGAACGCTGGCGCGACATGATCCTCGACAGAGAGGTGCTGAATTTTGACGACGACGTTTTTTTTGCGGAACTGCGTCAGGAGTTGAAACGCCGGCTGCGTCCCAGTCTGCGTCCCGTGCTGAATTGCACCGGCGTCGTGGTGCACACGAATCTCGGACGCTCCTGCCTTTCCGCCGAAGCGGCCGAGGCGGCGCGCGCCGCCGCCTGCGGGTACAGCACGCTCGAGTACAATCTCGAAAGCGGCGCGCGCGGGCAGAGAAATTTCCACGTGGAATGGCTCCTTTGCCAGCTGACGGGAGCCGAAGCCGCGCTCGTCGTGAACAACAACGCGGGCGCGGTGCTGCTGGTGCTCGCCGCGCTGGCCGGCAAAAAGGAAGCGGTCGTGTCCCGCGGGGAGCTGGTGGAGATCGGCGGCTCGTTCCGCATCCCCGACATCATGAGTTTCGCGGGGACCCGCCTGGTGGAGGTCGGCTGCACGAACCGCACTCATCTGAAGGATTACGAAAACGCGATCGGCGAAGAGACAGCGATGCTGCTCAAAGTCCATCCGTCGAATTTCCGCATCACGGGGTACGTGTCCCTGCCGCTTCGGGAGGATCTGGCCGAACTGGCCCACGCTAAGGGACTGATGATGGTGGAGGATCTGGGAAGCGGCATTCTTGTGGACGCTCAGACGCTGGGGCTCGAGGGCGAGCCGACCGTGAACGAGTGTCTGAAAGCCGGCGTCGATGTCGTCACTTTTTCGGGCGACAAGCTTCTCGGCGGTCCGCAGATCGGCGCCATCGTCGGCAAGAAAGAGATCGTCGACCGGATCCGCAAATACCCGCTGCTGCGCGCTCTGCGCTGCGACAAAATGACGCTGGCGGCCATGGAAGCGACGCTTCGCCTCTATCTTCGCGGCGACTGGAAAAAGATTCCTTCGCTCGGCATGATCGCCGTTCCCGCGGACGAACTGAAAGCCCGCGCCGTCCGGTTGAAAAAAAGGATCGATGCCGAACTGGCCGATTTCTGTCTGCAGACGAAAGTCGTGCCGGTCGAAGACGCGGTCGGCGGCGGCGCTTATCCGGAACGTCCGCTGCCGGGCTGGGCGGTTTCGCTGCTTCCGGCCAACGAGAATTTAAACGCCGGCATTCTGCAGGAACGCCTGCGCCGCTGTACTCTGCCCGTCGTCGCCGGAGCGCGCAGCAATGAGCTTTTGCTCCATATGCGCACGCTCCCGGCCGAGAACGAGAGCGTCTTGATGAATTCGCTGAGAGAAGCTCTGGTGACGGAACGATGA
- the yedF gene encoding sulfurtransferase-like selenium metabolism protein YedF, producing MIQIDARGKACPEPVIMTKNAVADNPDAVAVRVDNVPATQNVSRFFESRGYKAVVSGEGTDFTVTGTRDGSLPAPAACGGNLVPSAKLKNAVFIAHSRIGGDDPELGEVLMKAFLGTLVQYDENERPSVIALMNEGVTLAERGTSSAETLRDYVARGGTVLVCGTCLKHFGLMEKVGVGIVSNMFEIVSTLLACNTLSL from the coding sequence ATGATTCAAATCGATGCCAGAGGCAAAGCCTGCCCCGAACCCGTGATCATGACCAAGAACGCCGTCGCCGACAATCCTGACGCCGTCGCCGTGCGCGTGGACAACGTCCCGGCCACGCAGAACGTCTCGCGCTTCTTCGAAAGCAGGGGCTACAAAGCCGTTGTCAGCGGAGAAGGCACAGATTTCACCGTGACCGGCACCCGCGACGGTTCGCTGCCGGCCCCCGCAGCCTGCGGCGGCAATCTCGTGCCGTCGGCCAAGCTGAAGAACGCCGTTTTCATCGCTCACAGCAGGATCGGCGGCGACGATCCGGAGCTTGGCGAAGTGCTGATGAAAGCCTTCCTCGGCACGCTGGTGCAGTACGACGAAAACGAACGCCCGTCAGTCATCGCCCTGATGAACGAGGGCGTCACGCTTGCGGAGCGGGGCACGTCCAGCGCCGAAACGCTTCGCGATTATGTGGCGCGGGGCGGCACGGTGCTTGTCTGCGGGACCTGCCTGAAGCACTTCGGCCTGATGGAAAAAGTCGGAGTCGGGATCGTCTCCAACATGTTCGAGATCGTTTCCACTTTGCTTGCCTGCAATACTCTTTCTCTATAA
- the murB gene encoding UDP-N-acetylmuramate dehydrogenase has translation MANTLAETLTDSGLIWRNGVPLRNLCHWKIGGPADYVIEPRSAEEAAAAQRIAREANVPFLVIGHGSNMLFDDAGYRGVIIKLGSRMSRCRFSGSRVRAEAGIWAPMLARACAGRGLTGLEHIVGIPGNLGGLLYMNGGSLRQSIGDAVVRVDILDGQGNIAAVSAAECDFSYRHSVFQEKKSIVLGVELELQQSTPGEVRRKMLDILRERREKFPLDLPNCGSVFSNEPRLYEAYGPPGMVIEQTGLKGARIGDAELSVRHANFIVNRGRASSADVFALIRHVRRKVLERTGFLLHCEVCYAAPDGRCGRLDAFL, from the coding sequence ATGGCCAACACACTCGCCGAAACCCTGACTGACTCGGGATTGATCTGGAGAAACGGAGTGCCGCTGCGGAACCTGTGCCACTGGAAGATCGGCGGCCCCGCGGATTATGTGATCGAACCGCGCAGCGCGGAGGAGGCTGCGGCGGCGCAGCGCATCGCCAGAGAAGCAAACGTTCCGTTTCTTGTCATCGGTCACGGTTCCAACATGCTTTTCGACGACGCCGGTTACCGCGGCGTCATCATAAAGTTGGGCAGCAGGATGAGCCGTTGCCGCTTTTCCGGCTCGAGGGTCAGGGCGGAAGCCGGGATCTGGGCGCCGATGCTGGCGCGGGCATGCGCCGGGCGTGGCCTGACGGGACTCGAACATATCGTGGGCATCCCTGGCAATCTCGGCGGACTGCTTTATATGAACGGCGGCAGCCTGAGGCAGAGCATCGGAGACGCCGTGGTCCGCGTGGACATTTTGGACGGGCAGGGGAATATCGCCGCCGTCTCTGCTGCGGAGTGTGATTTCTCCTACCGTCATTCGGTCTTTCAGGAAAAGAAGAGCATCGTTCTCGGCGTGGAATTGGAACTTCAACAAAGCACGCCCGGTGAAGTGCGCCGAAAGATGCTGGACATTCTGAGGGAACGCCGGGAAAAGTTCCCATTGGACCTGCCCAACTGCGGTTCGGTGTTCAGCAACGAGCCCCGGCTTTACGAAGCGTACGGGCCGCCGGGCATGGTGATCGAGCAGACGGGGCTGAAAGGCGCTCGTATCGGCGACGCGGAGCTCAGCGTGCGCCATGCCAACTTTATCGTCAACCGCGGACGGGCGTCCTCGGCGGATGTTTTCGCGCTGATCAGACACGTCCGGCGGAAAGTCCTGGAGCGAACGGGATTTCTGCTGCACTGCGAGGTCTGTTATGCGGCTCCGGACGGCCGATGCGGGCGTCTTGACGCTTTCCTGTAG